The following are from one region of the Rosistilla carotiformis genome:
- a CDS encoding ABC transporter permease: protein MVIEPVKGFRSLRLAEVWEFRDLLFTLGMRDVKLIYKQTLLGVAWVVMQPLIGAGIFTFVFGMLADMPSGKLPYFAFSFAGMLGWTLFSATLNGASMVMVTNSHLVSKIYFPRLILPLSSAFQPMVNFGVSLILMLAILLIYSINPGPQILLMPIASMLLLMFALGIGFWCSSIMVRYRDLRFVIPVAVQFLLYASPVGYSLAAINEKVPVEYQTAYMLNPLASLIEFFRWTLLGEGTLSPIWMTYSIAVAVVTFIVGAFAFRRSERGFADVI from the coding sequence TTGGTAATCGAACCGGTCAAGGGTTTTCGCTCGCTTCGGTTGGCTGAGGTGTGGGAGTTTCGCGACCTGCTTTTCACGCTGGGGATGCGGGACGTCAAGCTTATCTACAAACAAACGCTGCTCGGCGTGGCCTGGGTTGTGATGCAACCGTTGATCGGTGCCGGCATCTTCACGTTTGTTTTCGGGATGCTCGCCGACATGCCCTCGGGTAAGCTACCGTACTTTGCTTTTAGCTTTGCCGGCATGCTCGGTTGGACCTTGTTCAGTGCAACCCTCAACGGCGCCAGCATGGTGATGGTGACCAATTCACACTTGGTCTCCAAGATCTACTTTCCTCGATTGATCCTGCCGCTTTCGAGTGCCTTTCAACCGATGGTAAACTTTGGTGTTAGTCTGATCCTGATGCTAGCGATTCTACTAATCTATAGCATCAACCCAGGGCCACAGATCCTGCTAATGCCCATCGCCTCAATGTTGTTATTGATGTTCGCGTTGGGAATTGGGTTTTGGTGCAGCAGCATCATGGTCCGGTATCGTGACTTGCGCTTTGTGATCCCCGTGGCGGTGCAATTCCTGTTATACGCCAGCCCCGTCGGTTACAGTCTGGCCGCGATCAACGAAAAGGTGCCCGTCGAATACCAGACGGCGTACATGCTCAATCCGTTGGCAAGTCTAATCGAATTCTTTCGTTGGACGCTGCTCGGTGAGGGAACCCTCAGTCCCATCTGGATGACGTACAGCATTGCCGTTGCAGTCGTCACGTTCATCGTCGGTGCCTTCGCCTTCCGCCGATCCGAACGTGGGTTTGCGGATGTGATTTAG